One genomic window of Azospirillum sp. TSH100 includes the following:
- a CDS encoding DUF2336 domain-containing protein, translated as MTPPANPRPEALDPADYESAKRMVQSEDPAVRRKVAEHPKTRPELLYFLAADAAAEVRRAIATNAGTPRQADLLLAKDREVMVRHAVAQKIARLLPELSADQATQIERLTVECLETLARDQATEVRGILAEALKDLPNAPHGVINRLARDVELSVCAPVLQHSPILTEEDLTDIIMKGPVRGAMTAIASRQNVTASVADAIARSDDEAAVTALLGNPSAQIREETLDRILDQAPQHEPWHSPLVRRPRLPARAVARLASFVADNLLKVLQDRDDLDPVAARGLVEAVRQRVGQAAAGPVDFGEEAVGSAAAGPEKPVERPGDKAARLNKEGKLTEKLIEGSMVEGDRAFVMAALAELSQIPLPVVDRIVATHAPRAVTALVWRAGLTMRFARQVQLRLAQIPPKTALNARDGTHYPMTDEEMRWQLEFFGVEAKA; from the coding sequence TTGACCCCGCCTGCCAATCCGCGCCCCGAGGCCCTCGACCCTGCCGACTACGAATCCGCCAAACGGATGGTGCAGAGCGAGGATCCGGCGGTCCGCCGGAAGGTTGCCGAACATCCCAAGACCCGCCCGGAGCTGCTGTATTTCCTTGCCGCCGACGCCGCGGCCGAGGTGCGGCGCGCCATCGCCACCAATGCGGGAACTCCGCGGCAGGCCGATCTGCTGCTGGCCAAGGACCGCGAGGTCATGGTGCGGCACGCGGTTGCCCAGAAAATCGCCCGCCTGTTGCCGGAACTGTCGGCCGACCAGGCGACGCAGATCGAGCGGCTGACGGTGGAATGCCTGGAAACGCTGGCGCGCGATCAGGCGACCGAGGTGCGCGGCATCCTGGCCGAGGCGCTGAAGGATCTGCCCAACGCTCCGCACGGCGTCATCAACCGGCTGGCCCGCGACGTCGAGCTGTCGGTCTGCGCCCCCGTGCTGCAGCATTCGCCGATCCTCACCGAGGAGGATCTGACCGACATCATCATGAAGGGGCCGGTGCGCGGCGCGATGACCGCCATCGCCAGCCGGCAGAACGTCACGGCGTCGGTCGCCGACGCCATCGCGCGCTCGGACGACGAGGCGGCGGTGACGGCCCTGCTCGGCAACCCGTCGGCCCAGATTCGCGAAGAGACCCTCGATCGCATTCTCGATCAGGCGCCGCAGCACGAGCCCTGGCATTCGCCGTTGGTCCGCCGTCCGCGGTTGCCGGCGCGCGCGGTGGCGCGGCTGGCCAGCTTCGTCGCCGACAACCTGCTGAAGGTTTTGCAGGACCGCGACGACCTCGACCCTGTGGCCGCGCGCGGTCTGGTCGAGGCGGTGCGCCAGCGGGTGGGACAGGCGGCGGCCGGTCCGGTCGATTTCGGCGAGGAGGCGGTCGGCAGCGCCGCCGCCGGTCCGGAAAAGCCGGTGGAGCGTCCCGGCGACAAGGCGGCGCGCCTGAACAAGGAAGGCAAGCTGACCGAGAAGCTGATCGAGGGATCGATGGTGGAGGGCGACCGGGCCTTTGTCATGGCGGCGCTGGCGGAGCTGTCGCAAATCCCGCTGCCGGTGGTGGACCGCATCGTCGCCACCCATGCACCGCGTGCCGTGACCGCGCTGGTCTGGCGTGCCGGCCTGACCATGCGCTTCGCCCGGCAGGTCCAGTTGCGGCTCGCCCAGATTCCGCCAAAAACGGCGCTTAATGCTCGCGATGGCACGCACTATCCGATGACCGACGAAGAGATGCGCTGGCAGCTCGAATTCTTCGGCGTCGAGGCGAAGGCGTGA
- a CDS encoding sensor domain-containing diguanylate cyclase, producing MDLLLTTGTSASASALTGGQTGPVTLVALYPGPALRLDSALAVAEANAEAEDMMDSDPRWLPELRNWLSASSVAPGLRSVPVESLRGIMIVEWAGVPLPDGGFLLLGRDDTLERQLRHTLTESRRRYKDLVEVSSDFAWETGPDGSFVFVSHKGALGYPADALIGRDPRSLALEDAEDLPMPFDCRRAVDQTELWLKSADGTPACVVASALPLFGPQGDWIGARGVCRDVTEQVLRSNELARIRNRERLLGHIVHTLRDRLDAAEALAVAAAETARALSADGCRIYRAEEGGGAGGNGGGRVSLSLVAEFGAELPEVGAALLDRIARGEGLIADRLGDVQLIGERTEYRQAANGALLVWRTGDSEPWDDDDRHLMSGVADHIGIAHAHLAYQERLRRLSERDGLTGLFNRRTFFERLEESISRPDSGPSALLYVDLDNFKAVNDLHGHQQGDAVLKAIGTLLTTGVRPGDLPGRLGGDEFVLWLGRTDESKARIVAERLLNGMRDLAHLSASPEKPLGLSIGIAVHIPGRGESVRELTDRADAAMYDAKKSGKGHYALAPAHQAASRMSSPDVSAAEPTP from the coding sequence GTGGACCTTCTTCTGACCACCGGTACCTCCGCCTCCGCATCCGCCCTCACCGGCGGCCAGACCGGCCCTGTGACGCTGGTCGCGCTGTATCCCGGTCCTGCCCTGCGGCTTGATTCGGCGCTGGCCGTCGCCGAGGCGAATGCCGAAGCGGAAGACATGATGGACAGCGACCCGCGCTGGCTGCCGGAGCTGCGCAACTGGCTGTCTGCCTCCAGCGTGGCGCCGGGACTGCGGTCGGTGCCGGTGGAATCCCTGCGCGGGATCATGATCGTCGAATGGGCCGGCGTGCCGCTGCCCGACGGCGGGTTCCTGCTGCTGGGCCGTGACGACACGCTGGAACGGCAGCTGCGCCACACGCTGACCGAATCGCGGCGTCGCTACAAGGATCTGGTCGAGGTCTCCTCCGACTTCGCCTGGGAGACGGGGCCGGACGGAAGCTTCGTCTTCGTCAGCCACAAGGGCGCGCTCGGTTATCCGGCGGACGCGCTGATCGGCCGTGACCCGCGCAGCTTGGCGTTGGAGGACGCGGAAGACCTGCCGATGCCCTTCGACTGCCGCCGTGCCGTCGACCAGACCGAGCTTTGGCTGAAGAGCGCCGACGGCACGCCGGCCTGCGTCGTCGCCTCCGCCCTGCCGCTGTTCGGGCCGCAGGGCGACTGGATTGGCGCCCGTGGTGTCTGCCGCGACGTGACCGAACAGGTGCTGCGCTCCAACGAGCTGGCGCGCATCCGGAACCGCGAACGGCTGCTGGGCCACATCGTCCACACCCTGCGCGACCGCCTCGACGCCGCGGAGGCGCTGGCCGTCGCCGCCGCCGAGACGGCGCGGGCGCTCAGCGCGGACGGCTGCCGCATCTACCGGGCGGAGGAGGGGGGCGGTGCCGGCGGCAATGGGGGCGGGCGTGTCTCGCTGTCGCTGGTTGCGGAATTCGGCGCGGAACTGCCGGAGGTCGGGGCCGCTCTGCTCGACCGCATCGCCAGGGGCGAAGGGTTGATCGCCGACCGGCTGGGCGACGTCCAACTGATCGGCGAGCGGACGGAGTACCGGCAGGCGGCGAACGGTGCGCTGCTGGTCTGGCGCACCGGCGATTCTGAGCCCTGGGACGACGACGACCGCCATCTGATGTCGGGTGTGGCCGACCATATCGGTATCGCGCACGCCCATCTCGCCTATCAGGAGCGGCTGCGCCGCCTGTCGGAGCGCGACGGGCTGACCGGGCTGTTCAATCGCCGCACCTTCTTCGAGCGGCTGGAGGAGTCGATCTCCCGGCCGGACAGCGGTCCGTCGGCCCTGCTCTATGTCGACCTCGACAATTTCAAGGCGGTCAACGACCTGCACGGCCACCAGCAGGGCGACGCGGTGCTGAAGGCGATCGGCACGCTGCTGACCACCGGGGTGCGGCCGGGCGACCTGCCGGGCCGGCTGGGCGGCGACGAGTTCGTGCTGTGGCTGGGCCGTACCGACGAGTCGAAGGCCCGCATCGTCGCCGAACGGCTGCTGAACGGCATGCGCGATCTGGCGCATTTGTCGGCCAGCCCCGAGAAGCCGCTGGGCCTGTCGATCGGCATCGCCGTTCACATTCCCGGGCGCGGCGAATCGGTTCGGGAGTTGACCGACCGCGCCGATGCCGCCATGTACGACGCCAAGAAGAGCGGCAAGGGCCATTACGCCCTCGCCCCCGCCCATCAGGCGGCATCCCGGATGTCTTCACCCGACGTTTCCGCCGCGGAGCCCACCCCTTGA